A single Brevundimonas sp. SL130 DNA region contains:
- a CDS encoding type II toxin-antitoxin system VapC family toxin: MSALLDTHVLYWLVSGTTPLSDAALVAIADAQAEDRLYVSPVTAWELGVAAQKSVQANRPDLGVLSPKTWFREAVQATGARITPIRQRIALESADVVTRTGHRDPRDCFLMATARVMRIPLVSRDAVMQRIARVDPDYLTVIDC, encoded by the coding sequence ATTAGCGCGCTCCTCGATACGCACGTTCTCTACTGGCTGGTTTCAGGCACGACGCCTCTTTCAGACGCCGCCCTCGTCGCCATTGCCGACGCCCAGGCTGAGGATCGTCTCTATGTGTCGCCCGTAACGGCGTGGGAACTCGGCGTCGCCGCGCAAAAGTCGGTCCAGGCGAACCGGCCTGATCTCGGCGTTCTGTCGCCCAAGACCTGGTTTCGAGAGGCCGTCCAGGCCACCGGGGCCCGGATCACCCCCATCCGACAAAGGATCGCCCTGGAGTCCGCCGATGTGGTGACGCGGACGGGGCACAGGGATCCACGGGACTGTTTCCTGATGGCGACGGCGCGGGTCATGCGGATCCCCCTCGTCTCGCGCGACGCCGTCATGCAGAGGATCGCCCGCGTCGATCCTGACTATTTGACCGTCATTGACTGCTGA
- a CDS encoding 3-hydroxyacyl-CoA dehydrogenase NAD-binding domain-containing protein yields the protein MENFKIDIDADGIAVIAFDVPGRSMNTLTSAVMAEIPELVERIKTDETIKGAVITSGKASGFCAGADLGDMAGGVLSGGGDLQKAFDAGWKLNGAFRALETCGKPVAAAINGLALGGGLEFTLACHYRVVENDNKIQLGLPEIKVGLFPGGGGTQRLTRLVGVQNAMMAMSEGKSFRPNDAKGAGIVHEVVEKGQSVEAAKTWIKTKVESGGKAVQPWDDKSFKLPGGGPYHPAGIQNFMVGNAMLRKQSYGNYPAVLNLMKAVYEGTQVPMDAALRIETRYFIKTLMTPQAQAMIRSLFLSKQELDKGAVRPADVPKSDPKKVSVLGAGMMGAGIAYVQVMAGIETVLIDQTQEAADKGKAHVEELLKKRLSRGQMTQDKYDATLALVTATTDYDHIKGSDLVVEAVFESREIKADVTKRAEAQLVEGAVFGSNTSTLPITGLAEASVRPEDFIGIHFFSPVDKMMLVEIILGEKTGQAAIAKALDYVLKIKKTPIVVNDSRGFYTSRCFSTFLLEGMAMLEEGYGPALIDNVGRMTGMPRGPLEMHDDVALDLSYKIAKQTALDLGDKYVPSEGADIVAKMVEDGRFGRKNGKGFYDYDQKPKTIWKGLSDLAPTTKGIDKPEEATAFAQIDELKTRLLYRQAVEVARCWEEGVIDDPREADLGAILGWGFAPWTGGPISMIDGVGLAKFVETADRLAATYGDRFKVPQLLRDMAAKNETFYGKFAPEKAAA from the coding sequence ATGGAAAACTTCAAGATCGACATCGACGCGGACGGCATAGCCGTCATCGCCTTCGACGTCCCCGGCCGTTCGATGAACACCCTGACCAGCGCGGTCATGGCCGAGATCCCGGAACTGGTCGAACGGATCAAGACCGACGAGACCATCAAGGGCGCCGTCATCACCTCAGGCAAGGCGTCGGGCTTCTGCGCCGGCGCGGACCTGGGCGACATGGCCGGCGGGGTGCTGTCGGGCGGCGGCGACCTGCAAAAGGCGTTCGACGCCGGCTGGAAGCTGAACGGCGCCTTCCGCGCGCTGGAGACCTGCGGCAAGCCGGTGGCGGCGGCGATCAACGGCCTGGCCCTGGGCGGCGGGCTGGAGTTCACCCTGGCCTGCCACTATCGCGTGGTCGAGAACGACAACAAGATCCAGCTGGGCCTGCCCGAGATCAAGGTCGGCCTCTTCCCCGGCGGCGGCGGCACCCAGCGCCTGACCCGCCTGGTCGGCGTGCAAAACGCCATGATGGCCATGAGCGAGGGCAAGTCCTTCCGTCCGAACGACGCCAAGGGCGCAGGCATCGTCCATGAGGTGGTCGAGAAGGGTCAGTCGGTCGAGGCCGCCAAGACCTGGATCAAGACCAAAGTCGAGTCGGGCGGCAAGGCCGTGCAGCCGTGGGACGACAAGTCGTTCAAACTGCCCGGCGGCGGCCCCTATCACCCGGCCGGCATCCAGAACTTCATGGTCGGCAACGCCATGCTGCGCAAACAGTCCTACGGCAACTATCCGGCCGTGCTGAACCTGATGAAGGCCGTCTACGAGGGAACCCAGGTTCCGATGGACGCGGCCCTGCGCATCGAGACCCGCTATTTCATCAAGACCCTGATGACGCCGCAGGCCCAGGCCATGATCCGCAGCCTGTTCCTATCGAAGCAGGAGCTGGACAAGGGCGCCGTGCGTCCGGCCGATGTGCCCAAGTCGGACCCGAAGAAGGTCTCGGTCCTGGGCGCGGGCATGATGGGCGCGGGCATCGCCTATGTGCAGGTCATGGCCGGCATCGAGACGGTGCTGATCGACCAGACCCAGGAAGCCGCCGACAAGGGCAAGGCCCATGTCGAGGAGCTGCTGAAGAAGCGTCTGTCGCGCGGTCAGATGACGCAGGACAAGTATGACGCCACCCTGGCCCTGGTCACGGCGACGACCGACTATGACCACATCAAGGGGTCTGACCTGGTGGTCGAGGCCGTGTTCGAAAGCCGCGAGATCAAGGCCGACGTCACCAAGCGCGCCGAGGCCCAGCTGGTCGAGGGCGCCGTCTTTGGCTCCAACACCTCGACCCTGCCGATCACCGGCTTGGCCGAGGCCAGCGTCCGGCCCGAAGACTTCATCGGCATCCACTTCTTCTCGCCCGTCGACAAGATGATGCTGGTCGAGATCATCCTGGGCGAAAAGACGGGTCAGGCCGCCATCGCCAAGGCGCTGGACTATGTGCTGAAGATCAAGAAGACCCCGATCGTCGTCAACGACAGCCGCGGCTTCTACACCTCGCGCTGCTTCTCCACCTTCCTGTTGGAAGGCATGGCGATGCTGGAAGAAGGCTACGGCCCGGCCCTGATCGACAATGTCGGCCGCATGACCGGCATGCCGCGCGGCCCGCTGGAGATGCACGACGACGTCGCCCTGGACCTGTCCTACAAGATCGCCAAACAGACGGCGCTGGACCTGGGCGACAAATACGTCCCGTCGGAAGGCGCCGACATCGTCGCCAAGATGGTCGAAGACGGACGCTTCGGCCGCAAGAACGGCAAGGGCTTCTATGACTATGATCAGAAGCCCAAGACGATCTGGAAGGGGCTGAGCGACCTGGCGCCGACCACCAAGGGCATCGACAAGCCCGAGGAGGCGACCGCCTTCGCCCAGATCGACGAGCTGAAGACGCGCCTGCTGTATCGCCAGGCGGTGGAAGTGGCGCGTTGCTGGGAAGAGGGCGTCATCGACGACCCGCGTGAGGCCGACCTGGGCGCCATCCTGGGCTGGGGCTTCGCGCCCTGGACCGGCGGCCCGATCAGCATGATCGACGGCGTCGGCCTGGCCAAGTTCGTCGAGACGGCGGACCGTCTGGCCGCGACCTACGGCGACCGGTTCAAGGTCCCGCAGTTGCTGCGCGACATGGCCGCCAAGAACGAGACCTTCTACGGCAAGTTCGCCCCGGAGAAGGCCGCCGCCTGA
- a CDS encoding acetyl-CoA C-acetyltransferase, which produces MADAYIYDAVRTPRGKGKKDGSLHEITGLSLATQVLEALRDRNDLDTSKVDDVILGCVTPVGELGADIARTAVLSAGWSQYTAGVQVNRFCASGLEAVNMATAKVKSGEADFAVGGGVEVMSRVPMGSDMGAWPTDPSSAFPTYFVPQGVSADMIATKYGFSRDDVDAYSVESHKRAAQAWAEGRFKNSVLAVKDQLGLTILDRDETIRPNTDMQTLGGLNPSFTMMGEMAFDSVINQRYPEVERVNHVHTPGNSSGIVDGSAGVLIGSLEAGKALGLKPRAKILGGASIGSEPSIMLTGPEYVTRKLLGKLGMTPDDIDVWELNEAFAAVVLRYMQALNIDHAKMNVNGGGISMGHPLGATGAMITGIALDELERSNKSTALITLCIGGGMGTATVIERV; this is translated from the coding sequence ATGGCTGACGCCTATATCTACGACGCCGTCCGCACCCCGCGCGGCAAGGGCAAGAAGGACGGCTCGCTGCACGAGATCACCGGCCTCAGCCTGGCGACCCAGGTTCTGGAGGCCCTGCGCGACCGCAACGACCTGGACACCTCCAAGGTCGACGACGTCATCCTGGGCTGCGTCACCCCCGTGGGCGAACTCGGCGCCGACATCGCCCGCACGGCGGTTCTGTCGGCCGGCTGGTCGCAATATACGGCGGGCGTTCAGGTCAACCGCTTCTGCGCCTCGGGCCTGGAAGCCGTGAACATGGCCACCGCCAAGGTGAAGTCCGGCGAGGCCGACTTCGCCGTCGGCGGCGGAGTCGAGGTCATGAGCCGCGTGCCCATGGGTTCGGACATGGGCGCCTGGCCCACCGATCCGTCGTCGGCCTTCCCCACCTATTTCGTGCCGCAGGGCGTGTCGGCGGACATGATCGCCACCAAATACGGCTTCAGCCGCGACGACGTGGACGCCTATTCGGTCGAGAGCCACAAGCGCGCGGCCCAGGCCTGGGCCGAGGGCCGGTTCAAGAACTCGGTTCTGGCGGTCAAGGACCAGCTGGGCCTGACCATCCTGGACCGCGACGAGACCATTCGTCCGAACACGGACATGCAGACCCTGGGCGGCCTGAACCCCTCCTTCACCATGATGGGTGAAATGGCCTTCGACAGCGTGATCAACCAGCGCTACCCCGAGGTCGAGCGCGTCAACCACGTCCACACCCCCGGCAACTCGTCCGGCATCGTCGACGGTTCGGCCGGCGTGCTGATCGGTTCGCTGGAAGCCGGCAAGGCCCTGGGCCTGAAGCCGCGCGCCAAGATCCTGGGCGGGGCCTCGATCGGCTCGGAGCCGTCGATCATGCTGACCGGCCCGGAATATGTGACCCGCAAACTGCTGGGCAAGCTGGGCATGACGCCCGACGACATCGACGTGTGGGAGCTGAACGAGGCCTTCGCCGCCGTCGTGCTTCGCTACATGCAGGCCCTGAACATCGACCACGCCAAGATGAATGTGAACGGCGGCGGCATCTCGATGGGCCACCCCCTGGGCGCCACCGGCGCCATGATCACCGGCATCGCCCTGGACGAGCTGGAACGCTCGAACAAGTCGACGGCCCTGATCACCCTGTGCATCGGCGGCGGCATGGGCACCGCCACCGTCATCGAACGCGTCTGA
- a CDS encoding PQQ-dependent sugar dehydrogenase produces MRLIILAASTSLLVLAAACGASGESAPASGQTGGQAGAPLETRPANNPDQKPAFAGQTRAPGVKTDVALNHSVVASGLVHPWGLALMPDGRWLVTEKPGRLRIITAQGQISEPVQGLPPVDARGQGGLLDVVTSPGFGQDRLIYWSYSEPRDGGNATSVARGRLSDDGARVENVQVIFRALPVYDGDKHFGSALAFAPDGKLFITLGERSDRPMRPQAQDLGSHMGKTIRINADGSVPQDNPFVGRAGALPEIWSLGHRNAQGIAVQPGTGAVWTVEHGTRGGDEVNLDKPGLNYGWPDAAYGVEYAGGAINSGATQAPGTEQPVYYWDPVIAPGGATFYQGAMFPGWNGDLLVAGLREKHIARLVIQNDRVVGEERLLTDLGERIRDVAVGPDGAVWAITDQDDGKLVRLAVAQ; encoded by the coding sequence ATGCGCCTGATCATCCTCGCCGCCTCGACCTCCCTGCTCGTCCTCGCCGCAGCCTGCGGCGCCAGCGGCGAGAGCGCCCCGGCGTCCGGCCAGACAGGAGGCCAGGCGGGCGCGCCGCTGGAGACCCGACCGGCCAACAATCCCGATCAGAAGCCCGCCTTCGCCGGACAGACCCGGGCGCCGGGCGTGAAGACCGACGTCGCATTGAACCACAGCGTCGTCGCCTCCGGCCTCGTCCATCCCTGGGGACTGGCCCTGATGCCCGACGGCCGCTGGCTGGTGACGGAAAAGCCCGGCCGGCTGCGGATCATCACGGCCCAGGGACAGATCAGCGAACCGGTTCAGGGCTTGCCGCCGGTCGATGCGCGCGGCCAGGGCGGCCTGCTGGACGTCGTCACAAGTCCTGGCTTCGGCCAGGACCGTCTGATCTATTGGAGCTATTCGGAGCCCCGTGACGGCGGCAACGCCACCTCGGTCGCCCGCGGCCGCCTGTCCGACGACGGGGCGCGGGTGGAGAACGTCCAGGTCATCTTCCGCGCCCTGCCCGTCTATGACGGCGACAAGCATTTCGGCTCGGCCCTGGCCTTTGCGCCGGACGGCAAGCTGTTCATTACCCTGGGCGAACGCTCCGACCGGCCGATGCGGCCCCAGGCCCAGGACCTGGGCTCGCACATGGGCAAGACCATCCGCATCAACGCCGACGGCTCGGTTCCCCAGGACAATCCCTTTGTCGGCCGCGCCGGCGCCCTGCCCGAGATCTGGAGCCTGGGTCACCGCAACGCCCAGGGGATCGCGGTACAGCCCGGCACGGGCGCTGTCTGGACCGTCGAACACGGCACGCGCGGCGGCGACGAGGTCAATCTGGACAAGCCGGGCCTGAACTATGGCTGGCCCGACGCGGCCTACGGCGTCGAATATGCGGGCGGCGCGATCAACAGCGGCGCGACGCAGGCGCCGGGCACGGAACAGCCGGTCTACTACTGGGATCCAGTGATCGCGCCGGGCGGGGCGACCTTCTATCAGGGCGCCATGTTCCCCGGCTGGAACGGCGATCTGCTGGTCGCCGGGCTGAGAGAGAAACATATCGCCCGGCTGGTCATCCAGAATGACCGCGTGGTGGGCGAAGAACGTCTGCTGACCGACCTGGGCGAGCGGATCCGCGACGTGGCGGTGGGGCCCGACGGCGCGGTCTGGGCCATCACCGATCAGGATGACGGCAAGCTGGTCAGGCTGGCGGTCGCGCAGTAG
- a CDS encoding TlpA family protein disulfide reductase, with amino-acid sequence MNGSRKAIWAVVGALVLFSTLAGVGGLAMSLYANHRQKAQPQTTPVAKSDLARFAVGPLASLETPTDLKTAPEYMFRDRNGTAVRFSTFEGKVVVVNLWAMWCAPCRTEMPTLAALAKSYQANEDLIVLPINVDASADALADAKSFIDVHEPLPLYSDLKFQLPFEFPGKGKMPQTIFLDREGRIRATFSGEADWNSPEAHALIDALLAEGAPVAGTTPAV; translated from the coding sequence ATGAATGGCTCGAGAAAGGCGATCTGGGCGGTCGTCGGCGCGCTCGTGCTGTTCAGCACGCTTGCCGGCGTCGGCGGCTTGGCGATGTCGCTATACGCCAATCATAGGCAGAAGGCGCAACCCCAGACGACGCCTGTTGCGAAAAGCGATCTGGCCCGGTTCGCCGTCGGCCCCCTGGCGTCGCTGGAGACGCCGACCGATCTGAAGACCGCGCCGGAATACATGTTCCGCGACCGCAACGGCACGGCGGTGCGGTTCTCGACCTTCGAGGGCAAGGTGGTGGTGGTCAATCTGTGGGCCATGTGGTGCGCCCCGTGCCGGACCGAAATGCCGACCCTGGCGGCCCTGGCCAAGTCCTATCAGGCGAACGAGGACCTGATCGTCCTGCCGATCAACGTCGACGCCTCGGCCGACGCCCTGGCCGACGCCAAGAGCTTCATCGACGTGCATGAACCTCTGCCGCTGTATAGCGACCTGAAATTCCAGCTGCCGTTCGAGTTTCCGGGCAAGGGCAAGATGCCCCAGACCATCTTCCTGGATCGCGAAGGCCGGATCCGCGCGACCTTCTCGGGCGAGGCCGACTGGAACAGCCCCGAGGCCCACGCCCTGATCGACGCCCTGCTGGCGGAAGGCGCGCCCGTCGCCGGGACTACGCCCGCCGTCTGA
- the argH gene encoding argininosuccinate lyase, whose translation MWGGRFSSRPAEIMQAINVSIGVDQRLWAQDLAGSRAHCRMLAKQGVIQPADAEAILGGLDAIEAEIVGGTFPFRDQFEDIHMNVEARLSELIGEPSGRLHTARSRNDQVAVDFRLWVRDAADRTIAQLKALQAALLDRAEQHAGDLMPGFTHLQTAQPVTLGHHLMAYVEMFGRDAGRFADARTRMNESPLGAAALAGSPFPIDRHMTAAELGFDRPMANSLDAVSDRDFALESLAAASITAGHLSRMAEEIVVWMTPMFGFASLPDDLTTGSSIMPQKRNPDAAELVRAKTGRILGSLVALSTVMKGLPLAYSKDMQEDKPPVFEAFDALDLALVAMTAMVSALRPNTERMAAAAGAGFSTATDLADWLVRELNLPFRKAHHVTGAAVKQAEAMGVDLSQLPLEEMQKLEPGITEAVYKVLTAEASCQSRQSYGGTAPEQVRARIADWRARL comes from the coding sequence ATGTGGGGCGGTCGCTTTTCGTCACGGCCCGCCGAGATCATGCAGGCCATCAACGTCTCCATCGGCGTGGACCAACGTCTGTGGGCGCAGGATCTGGCCGGATCGCGCGCCCATTGCCGCATGCTGGCCAAACAGGGCGTCATCCAGCCGGCCGACGCCGAGGCCATTCTGGGCGGGCTGGACGCCATCGAGGCTGAGATCGTCGGCGGGACATTCCCGTTCCGTGACCAGTTCGAGGACATCCACATGAATGTGGAGGCCCGGCTGTCGGAGCTGATCGGCGAACCCTCGGGCCGGCTGCACACCGCCCGCAGCCGTAACGACCAGGTCGCGGTCGATTTCCGTCTGTGGGTTCGCGACGCCGCCGACCGCACCATCGCCCAACTCAAGGCCCTCCAGGCCGCCCTGTTGGATCGGGCCGAACAGCACGCCGGCGACCTGATGCCCGGTTTCACCCATTTGCAGACCGCCCAGCCCGTCACCCTGGGCCACCATCTGATGGCCTATGTCGAGATGTTCGGCCGCGACGCCGGCCGGTTCGCTGACGCTCGGACGCGGATGAACGAAAGCCCCCTGGGCGCCGCCGCCCTGGCCGGTTCGCCCTTCCCGATTGACCGTCATATGACAGCGGCCGAGCTGGGCTTCGACCGGCCGATGGCCAATTCGCTGGACGCCGTGTCGGACCGCGACTTCGCCTTGGAAAGCCTGGCCGCCGCCTCGATCACGGCGGGCCACCTGTCGCGCATGGCCGAAGAGATCGTGGTCTGGATGACGCCGATGTTCGGCTTCGCCAGCCTGCCGGACGATCTGACGACGGGGTCGTCGATCATGCCGCAAAAGCGCAATCCCGATGCGGCCGAACTGGTCCGGGCCAAGACCGGCCGGATCCTGGGCTCGCTGGTCGCCCTGTCGACCGTGATGAAGGGTCTGCCGCTCGCCTATTCCAAGGACATGCAGGAGGACAAACCGCCGGTGTTCGAGGCGTTTGACGCCCTGGACCTGGCCCTGGTCGCCATGACCGCCATGGTCTCGGCCCTGCGGCCCAATACCGAACGGATGGCGGCCGCCGCCGGCGCCGGCTTCTCGACTGCGACCGACTTGGCCGACTGGCTGGTGCGCGAACTGAACCTGCCCTTCCGCAAGGCGCACCACGTAACGGGGGCGGCGGTGAAACAGGCCGAGGCGATGGGCGTGGACCTGTCGCAACTGCCTTTGGAAGAAATGCAGAAACTCGAGCCGGGGATCACGGAAGCGGTTTACAAGGTGCTGACCGCCGAGGCTTCGTGCCAGAGCCGTCAGAGCTATGGCGGCACCGCGCCGGAACAGGTCCGCGCGCGCATCGCCGACTGGAGAGCCCGCCTATGA
- the lysA gene encoding diaminopimelate decarboxylase: protein MHHFDLKDGALHAEGVPLEIIADEVGTPVYVYSTATLKRHYGLLRAAADAHREALGEALIAFAVKANSNLSVLATLAKLGSGADTVSEGEIRRALAAGVPADRIIFSGVGKTDVEMVFAISVGVRQINIESGAELDRLIAVSALMQASPAVAVRVNPNIGAGGHAKITTGGKGDKFGVPVEEAMALYARASASPHVTPVGLACHIGSQITDLAPLEAAFTVLAQMTRDLRAQGHAVTRLDLGGGLGVPYSGGVEPPSPADYVAMAARVLSGLDVEAAFEPGRLLAANAGVLLSQVIQVNERSDGRRFLVLDAAMNDLMRPALYDAFHDIKPVNPRSGAARAHDVVGPVCETGDTFARDRDLPPLEAEDLVVFTGAGAYGAVMSSEYNSRPLVPEVLVDGDQWAVIRPRPTYEDMLDREPFADWL from the coding sequence TTGCATCATTTCGACCTGAAGGACGGCGCCCTCCATGCCGAGGGCGTGCCGCTTGAAATCATCGCCGACGAGGTGGGCACGCCCGTCTATGTCTATTCCACCGCGACGCTGAAGCGGCACTATGGCCTGCTGCGCGCGGCGGCGGATGCGCACCGCGAAGCCCTGGGCGAGGCCCTGATCGCCTTCGCGGTCAAGGCCAACTCCAACCTGTCGGTGCTGGCGACCCTGGCCAAGCTGGGTTCGGGCGCCGACACCGTGTCCGAGGGCGAGATCCGTCGCGCCCTGGCGGCGGGCGTCCCCGCCGACCGGATCATCTTCTCCGGCGTCGGCAAGACGGATGTCGAGATGGTCTTCGCCATCAGCGTCGGCGTGCGCCAGATCAATATCGAATCCGGGGCCGAACTGGACCGGCTGATCGCGGTCTCGGCCCTGATGCAGGCGTCGCCGGCCGTGGCGGTGCGGGTCAACCCCAATATCGGGGCCGGCGGTCACGCCAAGATCACCACCGGCGGCAAGGGCGACAAGTTCGGCGTGCCGGTCGAGGAGGCGATGGCCCTCTACGCCCGCGCCTCGGCCTCGCCCCATGTCACGCCCGTCGGCCTGGCCTGCCATATCGGCAGCCAGATCACCGACCTGGCCCCGCTGGAGGCCGCCTTTACGGTTCTGGCCCAGATGACCCGCGATCTGCGGGCCCAGGGCCATGCGGTGACGCGGCTGGACCTGGGCGGCGGCCTGGGCGTGCCCTATTCGGGCGGGGTCGAACCGCCGTCGCCGGCCGACTATGTGGCCATGGCCGCGCGGGTTCTGTCCGGCCTGGACGTCGAGGCGGCGTTCGAGCCCGGCCGGCTGCTGGCCGCCAACGCCGGGGTGCTGCTCAGCCAGGTGATCCAGGTCAACGAACGCTCGGACGGGCGGCGTTTCCTGGTGCTGGACGCAGCGATGAACGACCTGATGCGCCCGGCCCTGTACGACGCTTTCCACGACATCAAGCCGGTCAATCCGCGCTCCGGCGCCGCCCGCGCCCACGACGTGGTCGGCCCGGTCTGCGAGACCGGCGACACCTTCGCCCGCGACCGCGACCTGCCGCCGCTGGAGGCCGAGGATCTGGTGGTCTTCACTGGGGCCGGCGCCTATGGGGCGGTCATGTCCAGCGAATACAACAGCCGCCCCCTGGTGCCCGAGGTTCTGGTGGACGGCGACCAATGGGCCGTCATCCGGCCGCGCCCCACCTATGAGGATATGCTGGACCGGGAGCCCTTCGCCGACTGGCTGTGA
- a CDS encoding cation diffusion facilitator family transporter: MSAPHKHDHADHDHDHDHDHDSGHGHDHHHHGHSHAHGHAHGPVDTGDWRYAVGLVVNLAFVVCEFSAGLIADSTALLADAGHNLSDVLGLAMAGGAAWLARRGAHGAAGGRRTYGFGKATVLAALGNALLLIFACGAIAFEAVRRFAEPAPVGSGVIMTVAAIGFFINLGTALLFMKSQHDLNARGAYLHMMADAGVSLGVVAAGGLILLTGWSLVDPLVSLVIVAVILWSTWGLLKDSVNLAMDGAPGDVDVARLEKALLGLAGVRAVHDLHVWGLSTTETALTAHLVHDREDGNALLIEAQALAKRHSIHHTTLQLESEALPDCPGC; the protein is encoded by the coding sequence ATGAGCGCCCCGCACAAACACGATCACGCCGATCACGATCACGATCACGATCATGACCATGACAGTGGTCATGGGCACGACCATCATCACCACGGTCATTCCCACGCGCACGGGCACGCCCATGGTCCGGTCGATACCGGCGACTGGCGCTACGCCGTCGGCCTGGTCGTCAATCTGGCCTTCGTCGTCTGTGAGTTCTCAGCCGGACTGATCGCGGATTCCACCGCCCTGCTGGCTGACGCCGGGCATAATCTGTCGGATGTCCTGGGCCTGGCCATGGCGGGCGGCGCGGCCTGGCTGGCGCGGCGCGGGGCGCATGGGGCGGCGGGCGGCCGTCGCACCTACGGCTTCGGCAAGGCGACGGTCCTGGCGGCCCTGGGCAACGCCCTGCTGCTGATCTTCGCCTGCGGGGCCATCGCTTTCGAGGCCGTCCGGCGGTTTGCAGAACCCGCGCCGGTCGGCTCGGGCGTGATCATGACGGTGGCGGCCATCGGCTTCTTCATCAATCTGGGCACGGCGCTTCTGTTCATGAAGTCCCAGCACGACCTGAACGCGCGCGGCGCCTATCTGCACATGATGGCCGACGCCGGGGTGTCGCTGGGCGTGGTCGCGGCCGGCGGGCTGATCCTGCTGACCGGCTGGTCCCTGGTCGATCCCTTGGTCAGCCTGGTCATTGTCGCCGTGATCCTGTGGTCGACCTGGGGCCTGCTGAAGGACTCGGTCAATCTGGCCATGGACGGGGCGCCCGGCGACGTGGACGTGGCCAGGCTGGAAAAGGCGCTGCTGGGGCTGGCGGGCGTGCGCGCGGTCCACGACCTGCACGTCTGGGGCCTGTCCACCACCGAGACCGCCCTGACCGCCCATCTGGTCCACGACCGCGAGGACGGGAACGCCCTGCTGATCGAGGCCCAGGCGCTGGCGAAACGCCATTCGATCCATCACACCACGCTTCAGCTGGAAAGCGAGGCCCTGCCGGATTGTCCGGGGTGTTGA
- a CDS encoding glutamate racemase — MAIGVFDSGVGGLTVHRELTRRFPQRDFVYLADQAHAPYGGRGGEDIVELTKAGCERLFEAGASIVVLACNTASAIALRRLQQTWIPGLRERLGRPVNVLGIIVPTIEAATGKPWSFEAERPQEGEKVEAIDITGVFCTAATAISRVFEIEIDKRREDIAVFSEPCPGLAGLIELGAPREELKVVVDDHVDALRRRIGRHPDKAILGCTHYEIIAELFADALPAGTVLIDQPTAVADALERYFARHPEFELGDSGRRDFLTTGQAGPQSEMVSQFWGAPLAFARA; from the coding sequence ATGGCTATTGGCGTTTTCGACTCCGGCGTGGGCGGGCTGACCGTCCATCGCGAACTGACCCGGCGCTTTCCGCAGCGCGACTTCGTCTATCTGGCCGACCAGGCCCACGCCCCCTATGGCGGGCGCGGCGGCGAGGACATCGTCGAACTGACCAAGGCGGGATGCGAGCGGCTGTTCGAGGCCGGGGCCTCGATCGTCGTACTGGCCTGCAACACCGCCAGCGCCATCGCCCTGCGTCGCCTGCAACAGACCTGGATCCCCGGGCTGCGCGAGCGGCTGGGCCGGCCGGTCAATGTGCTGGGCATCATCGTGCCGACCATCGAGGCGGCCACGGGCAAGCCCTGGAGCTTCGAGGCGGAGCGACCCCAAGAGGGCGAGAAGGTCGAGGCCATCGACATAACCGGTGTCTTCTGCACCGCCGCCACCGCCATCAGCCGCGTGTTCGAGATCGAGATCGACAAGCGACGCGAGGACATCGCCGTCTTTTCCGAACCCTGCCCCGGCCTGGCCGGCCTGATCGAGCTGGGCGCCCCGCGCGAGGAGCTGAAGGTGGTGGTGGACGACCATGTCGACGCCCTGCGCCGCCGCATCGGCCGCCATCCGGACAAGGCCATCCTGGGCTGCACCCACTATGAGATCATCGCCGAACTGTTCGCCGACGCCCTGCCGGCGGGAACGGTGCTGATCGACCAGCCGACGGCCGTGGCCGATGCGCTGGAGCGGTATTTCGCGCGGCATCCCGAGTTCGAACTGGGCGACAGCGGCCGCCGCGACTTCCTGACGACGGGCCAGGCCGGCCCGCAGTCGGAGATGGTGTCCCAGTTCTGGGGCGCGCCGTTGGCGTTCGCGCGGGCTTAG